Part of the Zingiber officinale cultivar Zhangliang chromosome 8A, Zo_v1.1, whole genome shotgun sequence genome, ccatttgatataatttgaatcTCTTATGGGTCGCATAGCTTAATAACGTTCTAATTGATTGACAgaggcataagtttcatcatactCAAGTCTCTCAACCTGACTAAAGTCTTTTGCTACTAATCTGACTTTGTTTCTAACAACTTCGccattttcatttaatttatttttaaaaactcattttgtttcaattagttttttatgttttggTAGTCGAACTATATCCCGTActttatttctttcaaattaggctagttcctcttgcatagctaagGTCTAATCTGGATTACTTAATGATTCTTCTGCTATTTTGGGTTTGATGTTACATATTAAAGTTATTTGGCTTAGGCTTTTAAAAGCTGATCTAGTTTGgactcttaggtctgggtcactaaTTATTTGATCAAGTGGATGGTTTGGGTTAACCTTTATTGTTCTAGTTGGTTTATTTTCTTGTGGTTGATGTTCTTCTTCGTATTCTTGACTTAGattttcacttgctcccccttgactagtgctacCTCTTATAAACTCAATTAGTTGATTCCGAGTTTGTTCTAAGTTAAGAGTAGATTCTTCAaactttacatttgtggtttcttcaattcttagtgtatttttgttaCATACTTTGTAACATCTACTGTTTAATGAGTATCTTACAAAGATTCTATTTTTTACTTTTGagttaaatttttctaagtattctcttgtgtttagtatgtaAATTGGGCATCTAaacactttaaagtatttaatattagattttttttttattataatagagttcaaatgaggttttattataatttttatttattgtggttctgttttgtacatagcagacaACGCTAACTGTTTCTGctcaaaaatattttggaagTTGATATTCATCtagcattgtcctagaggctttaagtagggttctattttttctttctactactccattttgttggggtgttttaGGGCATGTAAACTCATGATGATAatcattttcaaggcaaaatagattaaagttattgTTCTTAATttcacctccattatcacttctaatttgtttgattttttggtcttttttaatttttaatttatttgcaaAAAGCTAGtggtaatttaaaacttacaaaaacataaattttattaaaagaacCGATGAAACATCTATGACCATTTTCAAGTTCCACACATGAATTTGAGAATTAATTTATgacttcttttaattttaatgaagcaAATAGTAAAGCAAATTTCGATGTTCTAAAGTGGTAGTCATAGAAAATTCAAAGTTTTCCCATCCTCTTTATGCTCGTCAAAAAAATTTTAGCTTGTCTAGTAGTTGTTATCGAACAAACGTTCAATACCAGCAGTAACATATTAGATGAATGATGATCGACTTTATTTTTCGACCTATTGGAAGCCCAAACATTAttcgacgattggaccagagccgaAAAAAGAATTCAAGAAATACAACTTTCATATGACAATGTTGAAGAATTTGATATCGAAGGAATAAATACTACAAGAACGAGAAATGGAAGTGAATAGCGTCACTTCATAaagtaaaaggataaaaaattaaaagaattacgTGTGCTTTGATTCCAGTATATCCTAAGGGAATACATatacaacttaaataagtgtaagtctttttttattttatgaatttataatttttatttttttaatataattatctTGAATCGTGGCAAACCGTGGTGAATAGTAGCGAACTGCGGTGAATCGTGAATTGATAATTTCGAACTGTGAATCGTAATCGTCGTGAATGATTAAGGTTAAGGGTCAATTCCCTAAGAACCGTCAAACCATTGGTTCTGAATCGTTATAGAGTCTAATTTTTGATATTTGATTAGAGACAATGTTCAATGCTAAGGTACACTACCGTCTTGCAAATGCTTTGAAGTATTTCACTAATTAAAGGTTAAAATGGAAAGATACCTTTTTGTATATGAATCTATTATAATCAGTTTGGAAGAAATATTATATAGGGATTGTATGAGATTGCAATACATGGGAGAGTTTGATTTAAACAAATGTGTCTTTTCATTTGAATTTATCTTGAATAATATGTTTCTTGGTTGGATGATTTCATCTGTAACTACTTGATAGTTATTTAAATAAAGAGATATTTTGTGATAGTTGCATCATCTGAAAAGACCCATTAATTCATAAAAAGATATCTGTATAAATATTCAGATTTCTATATATTTCGATATGTTTTGGCAActcgatatatattttttttgttagaaattGTTTGCTTATAAAACTGATCAGCAAACTTGAATAGTATAGATAAATAAAATCTTAAAGGAAAATATTTTCAATCGTCTGATTTCGATACGCTGTGAATCCATTCCACATTggtagttttttatttttcagatttttcaGTTTCAGTTTGCTTAGTCTATCAGTTATTGTTCGCTTGACAAGCTCATAAACAGCATCGCACAGGCTTTTCCACTGGAAACCCGGATTGGTTAGCGCAGCCTTATGCAATCTTTCATGTCGCCTGAAAATGAGATCAGCCGTACCCTCACTTCTCACGAGTCTGAGGTGACAAAACCCACACTATTAACACCCTGCAAACTCCAATAATTCATGATAGGAGAATGGCGCATCCTGAGGTTGACAACTGCCGAGCAATTGAGTTTTTTGCAATGGAGGACAAGCTTAGCAGAGCGGAGTCGGAGATCGAAGAGCTAAAGCGGCGGCGAAAAGAGGACGCGCAGGCTAACGAGAAGGTGGTCAGCATCTTCGCCGCCCGCGAGCAGAGCTGGATGGCCGAGAGGCAGAGCCTCCGACGTCAGATCGAGGCCCTGCTCGGTGAGCTCTGCGGCCTCAAATCGAGCGACACAGAGTACGCGGCGAACTTAAAGACCCTGAGCGAGTCTTTGGAGGAGGAGTCGAAGAGGAGAAAGGTATTGGAGGAGAAGGCTGAATTCGGCGAGCAAATGGCGGAGGAGATGAGGGAGAGGCTCAAGACGGTGACGCAGGAGCACGCGGCCGAGCTGTGGAAGCACAAGGCGACGCTGGTGGAGCTGCTGTCGAACCAATGCCGAATGGAGTCCGAGATGGGACGCGCGCTGGTGCAGGTGGAGGCAGCCAAGGGGAAGCTCGAGATGGCGGTGCGAGAGAAAGATGCAGCGGCGGAGGCAGAGGCGAAGCTGTCGGAGGAGTGCGCCATGATCCGGAAAGACTGCGAGCAGAAGGACAAAATCTTGGGCGCGGTGCTGAGGAAATCTAAGCTCGATGCGACTGAGAAGCAGGTGCTGCTCAACGAAGTGAAGTTGCTGAGAGCGAAGAAGACGCAAGCTGAGGCAGAGATGAGGAGGTGGAGGAAGATGTGGGAGTCGTCGAAGCGCAGAAATGGCAACCCGAAGCATCTGCTGCCGGAATACCTCGAAGCCGAGGGAAAGAGAGGTCGGTGCTCTTCTCCGTCCATGTGCTCGGATCTTCCATTGAGCGATGGAAGTTATGAGCCAGGTACAGATACCATTTTATCTTCTTCATTTTCAGATCAAAATCACATTGTGTATTGCTTTGTTGCAGAACTCGATGACTTGCAGGAGCTACAAGACTGGGTTCGAACCGGGAATGAGAAGCATGCGAGCATCATCAAGCAGAGGCATCATGCAGAGGTAGAGGCATTCATAGAGCAGATGAGGCAGAAAGAAGAGACGTTGGAAACTTACCAGCGGCAGGTTCTGGGGAAGGCACTGGAAATAAAAATGCTTCAGTCTCACATAGAAGGACTTGATCGGAGTCTGTCTCACTTGAGAGAGGAGAACGTCAAACTGGAGGTCCTGTTGTTGAAAAAGGAGAAGGAAACGGAACTGCTGAAGGAGCAGCTCAGCTTCCTTTTTCATCGACATCAAAAAAGCAATTCAAGTTGCTCTCTTAATCCTGGGGTTTGCCAACAAAAGCCTCTTTGCTCAGAGGTGAAACTCAAAGAGAGGAAAACGGGAGAGAAGTATAAGGATTCAAAGCCCAAATCTACTGGGAAATTTACAGAGATCAAAGTTGGTAACACAAGACTGAGGCAGATGGGATCCAATGAAGAGAGTGAAATTTACAAGGAAAAGGAAGAAATTGGAACCAATCATTTTCAAGAACATGAGAAACACTGCAGAGAAGATATGTCTCCGGAACCAGAACGAGCAGAAATTTCATTGCAGGAGCAAGCTGAGGCTGCTTCAGTGACATTGCACTCTcctaaagaagaaataaaagaagtTAAAGAGGTACGCATTAATCCTCATACTTCTAACGAACAAAATGGCTTGCAAGAGGATGCTGCAATTTCTGGCAAATTCACGTCCCCTGAACCATCATTTATAAGAGAAGCATACTGTTGGAAGACATACGTTCATACTTTTGGTGTCTCGTACAACATCAAGAGGTTGAAACAGCAACAACTTGTTCTCGAGAAGTTGGCTGGATTACTGACTAATAAACAGTTAGCAAACATGGATACAATAAATACTGGTGGAATTGGAGCTGAAGACAGAAAGATTGATGAGGACAAACAAAACATGAAAGGCTTCTTCCTAATGAAATCTTTGCTACACAAACAAGTGAAAAGATACCAGTCACTGGAAGAGAAGACTGATGACTTGTGCAATAGAATGGTGAGAAAAAGGAATAAAGTTCCTTTATATTGCCATTGATGCATTTCTTTCACGAATCTCATTATTCGCCTCATTGTCCAATTTCTTTTCTACTTGGTGTGTCTTAGGAGGACAACTACCAGTTAGGAAGCAGAAGAGACTCACAAGGTGTTAGAACAAAGGAGCAATCTGAGACACTTATGTGCTATCTAGAAGAAACATTTGAACTACAAAAGTGTGTTGTGGCAACAGGACAGAAGTTCACAGAAATGCAGTCCAAAACTAATTCTATCTTTTCTGGAGCTGATGCACATGATAAATCTATAGGCTTCAACTTGAGGCAGTTTGCTGATATCATTAGAACTATCTTTGAGCAAGTTCAGAAAGGTCTTGAGTTGAGAATAGCTCGGATGATTGGTCAACTAGAGGGGAAGTTAGCCTGTGATAGCATTCTTCATAGGTGAGGAAGAATACTACTGCTCACTTGCAGGGTCAGTCATATATTTTCATGATCAATACATTAGACATAGATGAATAAGAAGATATACATGCATCTTTCAAAGTTCTCCCTGACAGATTGTTCACTGGAATATTTTAGCTCATAAATATTAACCAAACCAATGCATGCTTTcacaatttttatttaaaagaaaatataagacaTTAGAGGTCAATAGTCAGTCACTCAACAGTAAATGGTAGATCAATTGCTCAACTACAGTTTTTAAAGCTCTTCTCACTGGAGGGGTTTATCATCTGTAATTGTAATTAGAATACTGATTCATGTTGATCCAACATAAAGTACAAAATGTAGAAAGTTGAAGCAAATGAAGAAACCCTGAAAAAGAAATCAAGTGAAGCTTCAACCTCAAATCTCAAAGaactaagcaaaaaaaaaaagtaaataaataaataaaatttagcaTGGTTGCATAAGCTTTCAACAAGAACAAGGGAAAAAACTTTTACAGAGGCATGAGGTACAAGCATTGTTTTCTTGAATGTAAATATTTACAAATCAGACATCACCCTAACTATGCCAATACCAATAGACCTGCTTGATGATCATTGATGTTACACGAGTAAGGAAACACTCAATACCCCATACTTATCGATCGAAAGTCTTTCTAGATAAGCCATTGGTTTTCTAAGCTTGCTTGATGCAGCTGCTCAAACATCTAACTAATGAAGCTAGGCATATCTTTTTTAATTCCTAAAAGACTTGGTGTTCTACAATATAGAATTTGTATTCTTCATGACTGCTAAACTAGTTAGAAAAATACGGTATGCTATTTGAAGTGCCACACAATGTAGAATCTAAATTTCATTTCGATAAATTAAAACGAAAGGAGTATATAGAGGTTTGTGGCCTGACACTGGCCATAAGTTTCACGTCCATTTGGCGTAGAACTTCTCATCACTCCATACCAACATCCTCTGCAAGTGAATCTGGACCCCCCTCTTCTTCAAATGCAAATGTCTCGGCTTTATCTTATTCTCCAAACTAAAGGCGAAATACTGCGGAAACTTCTTCACGTCCTCGATCGGCCTCTCCATCTCGTGCACCAGGTAGTCGATCTTGGGCTTCATGTTGTTCTCCACGCTGTAGCCAAAGATTGCTGGGCAGCGAACGCAAACTCCAACTGCCTCCTCGTGTGACAGCCCCATGGACTCTAAAAACTTGATCTTGGAGACCAGCTTCTCGAGAGGGGTGTTGAGAAGGTGCGCGTTGAGATTGGTCGGCGCTCCGACGTTTCTGAGCCCGAGATTCCGAAGGAAGCAGAGCGTGGGACGTAGGTGACTTTCGACGTTGGCGACGAGGAGGTCGGGGCATCGGAGAACAAAATCGCGGGCCCGCTCGGGGCTGGCGGAGAGGTCATTGGCTAGGAAGGCGAAGACAGGGGCGAGGGTGCGGTGGACGTCGGTGGCGGAGGTGAATATGGCAGGGCATACGGCAGCAAGGCGGGAGAAGTGGTGATCGGAGAAACCCTTGGACTTGAGAAATTCGACGATTGAGAGGGACCAGGCGATGGACTCGGGGGAGGAGGCGATGCCGAGAGAAGTGAGGTACCGGAGGCTCTGACGGCGGGAGGTTCGGAACCTGAGGAGGAGGGGTTTGTGCGGGCGAGGAGTCACCGGAGAAGGTTTATGGTTGGGGATCGTGTGTCTGGATAAAGAGATGATTGCAAGGCGGGAGGAGCCTAGTGCTGCAGCCATCCTTCGCGGCTTCACCTGGCCTCTCTGCCGCTTGTTTCGACTCCATTTATTGAGCATTTCTTTTTATAtaccttttattttaaaaatgcaATTCTCATTGCATCGTGGTCCCATGGTCTAGTGGTTAGGACATTGGACTCTGAATCCAGTAACCCGAGTTCAAGTCTCGGTGGGACCTGAATatagagtttttttttatctatttccTCTTCAACTACATTTTTTTAAATAGTCTGGTTCTTGTATACTTTAATcactaaaaaaaaactttttgatAAATTAGTTTTGCATCCTGTCTCAggttcttctcttcctctttcctCCAGCTTTACTTCTCCTCAAAGTAAACAGACGTAGGGAAAATCAATTCCACGTATATATGTATACAAAACCAAATGCCAAGCCTTTAAAAAGTTGTCTGAATTGAGGAAGACGCAAATTTCTTGAATGAAAGAGACTATCAGACCCGGCCCATTTTGGAAAGTTGATAtcgcaatatatatatatatatatatatatatcgatcaCTTTTCACAAACAGTTTTTGCAACAAGAAAACTCGTAGGTGTTTCAAACGCCAAAAAGCCTGCGGAATACCTCTCTTTCATTATAATGCACATATCATTCTTTTCCTCTTCCCTCACGCCAAGCATTCTTGCTTCATCACCAAACCACACCTCATATATCCTAACATCCAATCTCAGCCCATCTATAATCAATCAATATCGTCACCAATCGCCATGGTTCATCCATACGACAGAAGCAAGCTTTTCCTCCTTCTCACCTCCTTGTTTGCAAGCATTATTAACTCAGTATTCGCGTCTGTCGTCTCCACTGGGAATTTCAGTTCTGATTTCCACATCACTTGGTCTCCCGGCCATGTAATCACATCCTCTGATGCCCATTCAAGAAGCCTACTGCTAGACAATGAATCAGGTATATCTGCATGCTACTTAAATCGACACAATAATTCTGCGATAACttgcatatatatatttaattcctTGCAGGCTCTTCTTTTGCTTCCAACGATAagttcttgtttggacaaattgATATGCAGATCAAACTGGTGCCTGGGGACTCAGCCGGCACTGTTCTTGCCTACTACGTCAGTTGTATAAACTTCCTatcttaattcatatgaatttgtCGTCAGGTTGATCAGTAGTTAtcagaattatatatataattggaCTTCCGTTTAATTAACGATGTAGGCTACTTCTGATCGACCCAATCGCGACGAGATCGATTTTGAATTCCTGGGTAATGTGAGCGGGCAACCATATATTCTGCAAACAAATATTTATGCAAATGGATCCGGAGATAGGGAGGAGAGGATCTACCTCTGGTTTGATCCAACCAAAGACTACCACACTTATTCAATCTTTTGGAACATTTATCAGATTGTGTGAGTAAATTACATCAGATGGTCCAGGATTAAACTACTAGACAGATTCGTTTcatataattaaatatgattgcTGCAGGTTCATGGTGGATTGGGTGCCAATCAGGGTGTTCAGGAATCATGCCGGTAAGGGggtagcttttcccgggtggcaGCCGATGTGGATCAAGGCGAGCCTATGGAACGGCGACAGCTGGGCGACACGCGGCGGACGCAACAAGGTGAACTGGTCGAAGGGGCCTTTTGTGGCCTGGCTGAGGAACTACAAGGTGGATGCTTGTGTTTGGAAGGGGAGGCCTCGGTTTTGCCGGGCCGGGAGCCGCGGCAACTGGTGGAACCAACGCAAATTTGAGAGCTTGACATGGAGGCAGAGGAGGCTGTTCAAGTGGGTGCGAAAATACTACCTCATCTACGACTACTGCCAAGATACAAACAGATTCCTGCAGGATGAGCTACCGAGAGAGTGTTCATTGCCCAAATACTAAACTTGATTGATTTgtcaaaatatttatatttacagCTAATacgaaaattaattatttcaaagGCATTAATAAATTCGACGACTCGAGTTTCCAACTGGTTTTTACCTGACCATGCCGCTTAGCGAGCGACACGCGGGGGACAGAGCACAATCTCGCCCGCCGCCTTGTTCTCGGCACCACGCCTAAATCCTAATCAGGCTCCGGCAAATCGTTGGTTGTCGCCGCGGAAATTTAATATGTGACACAAGAAAATGGCGTGTTCTCGCCGGGACATGCGCTTCACGTGTGTTGTAGTGTCGCTGGTCCACACATCGGCCATGCCCGGTCTAACTCGAGTCCGTCATGGTCTCAATTATGGCATCGTGAGGATTTCAAGGCAACATATGACGCGACGCCTGGATTTGTTTAAAAATAACGCagtaattgaattttttttacaattttatttgAATACATTTATTATATATGACGATATTCTTAGAACAATAAAGTGTATAACCATAAGTAATGCTTTATTTGAAGTCCAGCTGGAAAATACAGATTGGACAACACAAGTGCTGCCCGCCCATTTTACAAACAATACTTTTGTCTACGCACGACGGGAAGAGAGAGACATAAACTTCAGCTAAAACTTTGAAGTCAAAAGACTCACACTCTGACGCATCAACCTTGGTCACTTCCAATGTTCAATGAGATCGATGGAAGTGCACCGAGGAAAAAATAATAACCAATAAATAAGAGACAGATTAATTTAATATAAAGAATTTGATAATTACGCATGCAATTGATGATCTGAGCGTCTCTGTCTAGCGTTCGGACTTGCGGTCGGAAGCCGGCGATGACCGGAGCACCCACCGAGCCAAAAACTGCCTTCTCGTGCGGCCATCGCCACCGCTGCAGTGTGGGCGGTTGCGGCAGGAGCCCACGAAGGTCTGAAGCCGACTCAAGGCGAGGCTGAGCGTGTCCTCCGACATGTTGGCGAAGCAGAGGCGGAACCACCCGGGCTCGtcgcagtggcaggaggagcccggAGAGATGTTGAGCCCGACTTTGTACACTATCTTCTTCCACAGCTCCATTTCACCCTCGAACGTGACGGCGCTCAACAGGTGGCGCATGTCCACCCAGCAGAACAACCCTGCGCCGCTCTCCAAGCACTCGATCCCAATCCCTCGCAGGCCGCGCACCAGCGCGTCGTGGCGCTCCCGCAGCCTCCTCCGGTTCTCCGCCACGTACTCCGCCGTGAACGCCTCGTCGGAGAGCAGCGCAGCGAGGAGGTACTGCGTTTGGGAGGAGACGAGGCCGAAGCTCGACATCTTGGTGGCGGCCGACACGACCGCCTCGTTGTCGGAGTAGATCCCGCCGACGCGGAAGCCCGGGAGCCCGAGGTCCTTGGAGAGGCTACACACTATGTGGATGCGACCGCGGCATGCGTCGGCCCTTCCATCGGCGACCACCTCGGCGACGCTCACGAACCCCGGCTCGGCGAAGTTGGTGCCCGCGTAGATCTCGTCGCTGACGAGGTGAATGTCCTTGGCGACAACGAAGTCGACGAGCTCGTCGAGCTCGCGCCGGGTCATGGCGGTGCCCAGTGGATTGGAGGGGTTGGTGACGAGAACTCCTTTCACGGCGAGGCCGCGCTTGTGCGCCCGGTGGTACGCCTCCTCCAGCGCCGCCGCAGTGATGCGGAATCCGTTGGAGCTGGAGCAGTGCACCGGGACGATCTCGGCTCCGGTTCGCCATTTGAGGTCTCTGTCGAATCTGCAAAACACAATCATAAACCAAATTAGTCATTCACAACAAATTTAGCAAATGTTAAACTAATCCATGACGTGCATGTATACCCTGGATAATATGGGGTAGGTAGGAGGAATGCTTCGCCAGGATCGGCAAGGCAAAACATGAGGATCTCATTGGCGCAAGTTGAGCCTGCAGTGAGGACCAGGTTGTTGGGATAGAACCTTACTCTGTTTCCTCTTACTTCTCCCATATATTTAACCAATGCCTGTAAATTTAATTTGCATCCAATTAGATACGAAGTTAATTACGGACTAGCTAGCTAGTTATCGTAAAGAAGTTGATCGTTTGTGCGGATTTACATTCTTGAACGCAGGCAGGCCATGGTAGTCTTGGAAGAGAGCAAGCTCCCGGAAGATTAGTGCACTATCTTCCTTGAAGCCGGCAGGGCCAGGATTCTTCTCCAGCCATGACTCGATCAGATCAAAGCAGAGCTGCAACCGTTGCACGAAGAGTTAATTAGATTAATTGTACGCACTTAGAACTAATTAATTAAGAACTCGCGCGAGTACTTAGAAATCAGAGAGACCAACCTGGTTCTCTGCCAGGCCCATCTGAATAATCCCCGTAGGGTTAGCAATGGGATCATAGGGGTTCTTCTCGTACTCCTGCCATCCCAAGAAGTACGAGGAATCCTGTCCGTGCGTGTTGCAGGTTCTCGAGAGCAGCTTCTGGATCATTTTCTAAGGTACGGCTTATGGATGTATCGACCAGAAGACGGAGAGAAGACGGAAGAAGGGGAGAGCGAGAGGAGATTTGGTTGTTGATTTGAAGCACAAGAGGCAGCTTTTTATAGATGGCTTTCTGATATTAGCTCGAGTATACTCGGGGTTGAAATTCACCATGCCGACAAAAAGTCTGTTCTGGACCCATGATATTGGAAAAGGATGGGACATGTTCGTCCAGTTTTCCATTTTGAAATCGCTGTTCCACTTTTCTTTGTCACGTAAAAGAATGCTTGTCTTCTCCGTCGACAGACCA contains:
- the LOC122011509 gene encoding 1-aminocyclopropane-1-carboxylate synthase 3-like; this encodes MIQKLLSRTCNTHGQDSSYFLGWQEYEKNPYDPIANPTGIIQMGLAENQLCFDLIESWLEKNPGPAGFKEDSALIFRELALFQDYHGLPAFKNALVKYMGEVRGNRVRFYPNNLVLTAGSTCANEILMFCLADPGEAFLLPTPYYPGFDRDLKWRTGAEIVPVHCSSSNGFRITAAALEEAYHRAHKRGLAVKGVLVTNPSNPLGTAMTRRELDELVDFVVAKDIHLVSDEIYAGTNFAEPGFVSVAEVVADGRADACRGRIHIVCSLSKDLGLPGFRVGGIYSDNEAVVSAATKMSSFGLVSSQTQYLLAALLSDEAFTAEYVAENRRRLRERHDALVRGLRGIGIECLESGAGLFCWVDMRHLLSAVTFEGEMELWKKIVYKVGLNISPGSSCHCDEPGWFRLCFANMSEDTLSLALSRLQTFVGSCRNRPHCSGGDGRTRRQFLARWVLRSSPASDRKSER
- the LOC122011657 gene encoding probable xyloglucan endotransglucosylase/hydrolase protein 10 encodes the protein MVHPYDRSKLFLLLTSLFASIINSVFASVVSTGNFSSDFHITWSPGHVITSSDAHSRSLLLDNESGSSFASNDKFLFGQIDMQIKLVPGDSAGTVLAYYATSDRPNRDEIDFEFLGNVSGQPYILQTNIYANGSGDREERIYLWFDPTKDYHTYSIFWNIYQIVFMVDWVPIRVFRNHAGKGVAFPGWQPMWIKASLWNGDSWATRGGRNKVNWSKGPFVAWLRNYKVDACVWKGRPRFCRAGSRGNWWNQRKFESLTWRQRRLFKWVRKYYLIYDYCQDTNRFLQDELPRECSLPKY
- the LOC122012128 gene encoding transcription termination factor MTEF1, chloroplastic-like, with translation MAAALGSSRLAIISLSRHTIPNHKPSPVTPRPHKPLLLRFRTSRRQSLRYLTSLGIASSPESIAWSLSIVEFLKSKGFSDHHFSRLAAVCPAIFTSATDVHRTLAPVFAFLANDLSASPERARDFVLRCPDLLVANVESHLRPTLCFLRNLGLRNVGAPTNLNAHLLNTPLEKLVSKIKFLESMGLSHEEAVGVCVRCPAIFGYSVENNMKPKIDYLVHEMERPIEDVKKFPQYFAFSLENKIKPRHLHLKKRGVQIHLQRMLVWSDEKFYAKWT
- the LOC122012127 gene encoding myosin heavy chain, skeletal muscle-like isoform X2, yielding MAHPEVDNCRAIEFFAMEDKLSRAESEIEELKRRRKEDAQANEKVVSIFAAREQSWMAERQSLRRQIEALLGELCGLKSSDTEYAANLKTLSESLEEESKRRKVLEEKAEFGEQMAEEMRERLKTVTQEHAAELWKHKATLVELLSNQCRMESEMGRALVQVEAAKGKLEMAVREKDAAAEAEAKLSEECAMIRKDCEQKDKILGAVLRKSKLDATEKQVLLNEVKLLRAKKTQAEAEMRRWRKMWESSKRRNGNPKHLLPEYLEAEGKRELDDLQELQDWVRTGNEKHASIIKQRHHAEVEAFIEQMRQKEETLETYQRQVLGKALEIKMLQSHIEGLDRSLSHLREENVKLEVLLLKKEKETELLKEQLSFLFHRHQKSNSSCSLNPGVCQQKPLCSEVKLKERKTGEKYKDSKPKSTGKFTEIKVGNTRLRQMGSNEESEIYKEKEEIGTNHFQEHEKHCREDMSPEPERAEISLQEQAEAASVTLHSPKEEIKEVKEVRINPHTSNEQNGLQEDAAISGKFTSPEPSFIREAYCWKTYVHTFGVSYNIKRLKQQQLVLEKLAGLLTNKQLANMDTINTGGIGAEDRKIDEDKQNMKGFFLMKSLLHKQVKRYQSLEEKTDDLCNRMEDNYQLGSRRDSQGVRTKEQSETLMCYLEETFELQKCVVATGQKFTEMQSKTNSIFSGADAHDKSIGFNLRQFADIIRTIFEQVQKGLELRIARMIGQLEGKLACDSILHR
- the LOC122012127 gene encoding uncharacterized protein LOC122012127 isoform X1, whose protein sequence is MAHPEVDNCRAIEFFAMEDKLSRAESEIEELKRRRKEDAQANEKVVSIFAAREQSWMAERQSLRRQIEALLGELCGLKSSDTEYAANLKTLSESLEEESKRRKVLEEKAEFGEQMAEEMRERLKTVTQEHAAELWKHKATLVELLSNQCRMESEMGRALVQVEAAKGKLEMAVREKDAAAEAEAKLSEECAMIRKDCEQKDKILGAVLRKSKLDATEKQVLLNEVKLLRAKKTQAEAEMRRWRKMWESSKRRNGNPKHLLPEYLEAEGKRGRCSSPSMCSDLPLSDGSYEPELDDLQELQDWVRTGNEKHASIIKQRHHAEVEAFIEQMRQKEETLETYQRQVLGKALEIKMLQSHIEGLDRSLSHLREENVKLEVLLLKKEKETELLKEQLSFLFHRHQKSNSSCSLNPGVCQQKPLCSEVKLKERKTGEKYKDSKPKSTGKFTEIKVGNTRLRQMGSNEESEIYKEKEEIGTNHFQEHEKHCREDMSPEPERAEISLQEQAEAASVTLHSPKEEIKEVKEVRINPHTSNEQNGLQEDAAISGKFTSPEPSFIREAYCWKTYVHTFGVSYNIKRLKQQQLVLEKLAGLLTNKQLANMDTINTGGIGAEDRKIDEDKQNMKGFFLMKSLLHKQVKRYQSLEEKTDDLCNRMEDNYQLGSRRDSQGVRTKEQSETLMCYLEETFELQKCVVATGQKFTEMQSKTNSIFSGADAHDKSIGFNLRQFADIIRTIFEQVQKGLELRIARMIGQLEGKLACDSILHR